The following are encoded in a window of bacterium SCSIO 12643 genomic DNA:
- a CDS encoding T9SS type A sorting domain-containing protein: MKSLLKNSQLGSQVLIGALLFSSTILAQVDPDPGGGFPPADPCDGSIWYDRVLNENAPTARSGFTGVKYGFQKVFYVNGDHTHSDFGRLMNIYGATYQNYGALNGNSTKVSRYSSPSDVIMVNGSVYFISESGYRLHSLTWGPSGWVESVVNNSSNASPNATTTGFGGCFDVNDANGRIYYNHTWSGSTEVSAIDGPYAWQVSALDASGSNSTGEIVKGGWGIYYRGDDFKLKLKAWDSGSGWYTASLGNGPELAYWSPLTYASGRVFYIDVNDKIRYIDENTGTTHAVLNASAPSPYTTGRSDMVASNNKLVYVGTDHRIHMMTYNAGVWTHKLLHPTAQVRDDTKMDFIDGRGIVYVGRYDSKIHELFTCEDAISFKKAPESTLQEETIELVSFTMYPNPAMDNVKIAIESDEPGTILIQNMTGQTIYQTNFGEGNYTETLDINDYVKGIYIVKLVSQSGEQIAIKKLVKN; this comes from the coding sequence ATGAAAAGTTTACTTAAAAACTCTCAATTAGGTAGCCAGGTCTTGATAGGCGCCTTACTTTTTTCCTCCACAATACTAGCTCAGGTTGACCCAGATCCAGGTGGAGGATTTCCACCAGCCGACCCTTGTGATGGTAGCATTTGGTATGATCGCGTGTTAAATGAAAATGCACCTACCGCTAGAAGTGGTTTTACCGGAGTCAAATATGGATTCCAAAAAGTATTTTATGTGAATGGGGATCATACACATTCAGATTTTGGAAGACTAATGAATATTTATGGGGCTACCTATCAAAACTATGGAGCTTTAAATGGTAATTCCACAAAGGTTAGTAGGTATAGCTCTCCATCTGATGTTATCATGGTAAATGGCTCGGTTTATTTTATATCTGAATCAGGTTATAGGTTACATTCATTAACCTGGGGACCATCCGGATGGGTAGAATCTGTGGTAAATAATTCGTCAAATGCTTCGCCAAATGCTACTACTACAGGTTTTGGAGGTTGTTTTGATGTGAATGATGCTAACGGTAGAATTTATTACAACCACACTTGGAGTGGTTCTACTGAGGTTTCAGCAATAGATGGACCATATGCATGGCAGGTGAGCGCTTTGGATGCATCGGGATCAAACTCCACCGGTGAAATCGTAAAAGGTGGTTGGGGAATTTATTATCGTGGAGATGATTTTAAATTAAAATTAAAAGCATGGGATTCTGGTTCTGGATGGTATACAGCATCTCTAGGTAATGGTCCTGAATTGGCCTATTGGTCTCCATTAACATATGCGAGTGGGCGTGTGTTTTATATTGATGTAAATGATAAAATAAGATACATTGATGAAAATACCGGAACAACGCATGCTGTACTGAATGCATCTGCACCATCACCTTATACTACAGGACGTAGTGATATGGTAGCAAGCAATAATAAATTGGTATATGTTGGTACAGATCATAGAATACATATGATGACTTATAATGCCGGAGTATGGACGCATAAATTATTACACCCTACAGCACAAGTTAGAGACGATACCAAGATGGACTTTATTGATGGGAGAGGAATTGTATATGTAGGACGATACGATAGTAAAATTCATGAGTTGTTTACCTGTGAGGATGCAATAAGCTTTAAAAAGGCACCTGAAAGCACGTTGCAAGAAGAAACAATAGAGTTGGTTTCCTTTACAATGTATCCAAACCCGGCAATGGACAATGTGAAAATTGCTATTGAGTCTGATGAGCCAGGTACCATTTTGATTCAAAATATGACAGGGCAAACAATATATCAAACCAATTTTGGTGAAGGTAATTATACAGAGACTTTAGATATTAACGATTATGTAAAAGGAATTTACATTGTGAAATTAGTATCTCAATCAGGTGAGCAAATCGCCATAAAAAAACTAGTGAAAAACTAG
- a CDS encoding GIY-YIG nuclease family protein, with the protein MKGYTYILKCIDNSYYTGSTKFLAKRIQQHQNGKGAKHTKKRLPVELVYVEVFDRIDHAFYREKQIQGWSRKKKEALITGKYNQLPELSESYRFK; encoded by the coding sequence ATGAAAGGATATACTTACATACTCAAATGTATTGATAATAGTTATTACACAGGAAGCACAAAATTCCTAGCTAAGCGGATTCAACAACATCAGAATGGAAAAGGGGCAAAGCATACAAAAAAACGGTTACCTGTAGAGTTAGTTTATGTAGAGGTTTTTGATCGGATTGATCATGCTTTTTACCGCGAAAAACAAATTCAAGGTTGGAGCCGTAAAAAGAAAGAAGCGTTAATTACTGGTAAATATAATCAGTTACCTGAATTATCTGAATCTTATAGATTTAAATAG
- a CDS encoding DUF748 domain-containing protein gives MKKILFIITSILLLVVTIILWAGPDYAKTYIEDNSVELVGRQIKMSELDFNAFNGHFVITDFKILEQHDSTEFVQFDSLYMDLVLYKLFGGTFLSEALHIKGLNVSVWMEHEGFNFDDLIPPSDTTAVDTTIEEEESFIKVFTLNDIQILHSEVAYDDRDLGAYHNLKDINVKIPGVSFGDKNTKAGLEFALAKGGRFNMDIDYDLEESSYECNMGVQDLDLNPFLIYTQSSMNITKLEGVFSGQVHIVGDLDTPTTPVVKGSMNLNNFMIADNEGVEAFKLGALYMDAKELNLLTNTYHFGSLTVTQPEINAIQYTEDFDNLSTLMKEDPDTTRTAEINVETNVEEEPLTYLLEEFRLNSGVVNYTDKSIANGPFDYAITAINLKADSLTEGRDVTFNLDAIMNGVGTFKGFMVTDPGNPDKGGTFNMDLRKIPIKDFSVFSLNSTAYPIEGGRLSFQTKNKIVGNHLNSHLVMKLYKTEFGDKVKSVKPEYKVPMKLGVMVLEDPKRLIHIDVPAEGDIDDPEFRYSKLIWKVVLNVLIKAATSPYNLLADAVGASEDDIKFIRFELLQYELGPEQTAQLDLIANVLEQKPGISVVAQQTLDIEKEKKLVKEYLAKKGLFLQQNYGSDSAQVELDAVDIAKVLHMDETPELITFLETKTQSVPGELSFNELADLYVSEDNLKATHQKVIDARIRNMQAYIASKGLTERFTFKEEINDDVNRNRPRFEMEYQVKGE, from the coding sequence ATGAAAAAAATTCTATTTATTATCACCAGCATCCTGCTACTGGTTGTAACCATAATTTTATGGGCAGGCCCCGACTACGCGAAAACCTATATTGAAGACAATAGTGTCGAACTCGTTGGCCGTCAAATAAAAATGTCGGAATTAGATTTTAATGCTTTCAATGGACATTTTGTAATCACCGATTTTAAAATTCTGGAACAACACGATTCTACTGAATTTGTTCAGTTTGACTCTCTGTATATGGATTTGGTATTATACAAATTATTTGGGGGCACTTTCCTTTCTGAAGCGCTTCATATCAAAGGACTTAATGTGAGTGTTTGGATGGAACATGAGGGGTTCAATTTTGATGATTTAATCCCTCCCTCAGACACTACAGCAGTAGATACCACTATTGAGGAAGAGGAATCTTTTATCAAAGTATTCACGTTGAATGATATTCAGATTTTACATAGTGAAGTGGCATATGATGACCGGGATTTGGGGGCATACCATAACTTAAAGGATATCAATGTTAAAATTCCCGGGGTTTCTTTTGGGGATAAGAACACTAAAGCTGGATTAGAATTTGCACTTGCCAAAGGTGGTAGATTCAATATGGATATTGACTACGACCTGGAAGAAAGCAGTTATGAATGTAATATGGGGGTACAGGACTTAGATCTTAACCCATTTTTGATCTATACCCAATCCAGTATGAACATCACTAAACTGGAAGGAGTATTTAGCGGGCAGGTCCATATTGTGGGAGATTTGGATACCCCAACCACACCAGTTGTAAAAGGCAGCATGAATCTGAACAATTTCATGATCGCGGATAACGAAGGCGTTGAAGCATTTAAATTGGGTGCTTTGTATATGGATGCTAAAGAATTGAACCTATTAACCAATACGTACCATTTTGGTTCACTTACAGTAACGCAACCAGAAATCAATGCAATTCAATACACCGAAGATTTTGATAATCTGAGCACCTTAATGAAAGAAGATCCGGATACCACACGTACGGCTGAGATCAATGTAGAAACTAATGTAGAGGAAGAACCTTTAACCTACCTATTGGAAGAATTCAGATTGAACTCCGGTGTGGTCAACTACACGGATAAATCCATTGCGAATGGACCGTTTGATTATGCTATTACCGCAATCAACCTTAAAGCAGATTCATTGACTGAAGGTCGTGATGTTACTTTTAATCTGGATGCGATCATGAATGGCGTAGGAACGTTTAAAGGGTTTATGGTCACTGATCCAGGAAATCCTGATAAAGGCGGAACTTTCAATATGGATTTAAGAAAAATCCCAATTAAAGATTTCTCTGTGTTCTCGTTAAATTCTACAGCTTATCCTATTGAAGGTGGAAGGCTTTCTTTCCAAACCAAAAACAAAATTGTGGGCAATCACCTCAATAGTCATTTGGTAATGAAATTATACAAGACTGAGTTTGGTGATAAGGTAAAAAGTGTCAAACCGGAATATAAAGTTCCAATGAAATTAGGAGTGATGGTTTTGGAAGATCCTAAACGATTGATCCATATTGATGTGCCTGCCGAAGGTGATATTGATGATCCGGAATTTCGTTATAGTAAGCTGATTTGGAAAGTCGTGTTAAACGTATTGATTAAAGCGGCTACTTCTCCTTATAACTTATTGGCAGATGCCGTAGGTGCTAGCGAGGATGATATCAAATTTATTCGATTCGAATTACTTCAATATGAACTCGGACCGGAACAAACAGCACAACTGGATTTAATCGCAAATGTACTTGAACAAAAACCGGGGATTTCTGTGGTCGCACAACAAACGCTGGACATTGAAAAAGAAAAGAAACTGGTAAAAGAATATCTGGCTAAGAAAGGTTTATTTCTCCAGCAAAATTATGGGAGCGACAGTGCACAGGTCGAACTAGATGCCGTAGATATTGCCAAGGTATTACATATGGATGAAACACCAGAGTTGATCACGTTCCTGGAAACGAAAACACAATCTGTTCCGGGTGAACTTTCTTTTAATGAATTGGCGGATTTATATGTTTCTGAAGATAATTTAAAAGCTACGCATCAAAAAGTGATTGATGCACGCATACGAAACATGCAAGCCTATATTGCCTCCAAAGGACTTACTGAGAGATTTACTTTTAAAGAAGAAATCAACGATGATGTGAATAGAAACAGACCTCGTTTTGAAATGGAGTATCAGGTGAAGGGAGAGTAA
- the cydB gene encoding cytochrome d ubiquinol oxidase subunit II, giving the protein MELFWYIVLMLMLAIYIILDGYDFGAGIIHLFFAKKEADKKAITQAIGPFWDANEVWLIAAGGVLFFAFPTLYASSFSGFYLPLIIILWLLIFRAIGLELRHQIHHPIWEAIWDKAFGIASFLLALFFGVALGNIVRGVNLGNVVNGVSTQEAHYFFLPLWDASFHPVSEQLGIIDWFTLLLGIIGVVSLTIHGANWIIFKTNSSINTKLRAVIFKLNIGLSILILISIFSWHVIEEDPFHNFKESPLLILFPLICLIGHLGLYRIQKFQKDGTGFIFSSLFLLGGFISTAMSIFPKVLPSTNAINPSLTIYNVAADEYGLSVGVYWFAIAIVLVAIYFFIQYKVFHGKMDDVDYGH; this is encoded by the coding sequence ATGGAATTATTTTGGTATATCGTATTGATGCTCATGTTGGCAATCTATATCATATTAGACGGCTACGATTTCGGAGCTGGAATTATCCATTTATTTTTTGCGAAAAAGGAAGCGGATAAAAAAGCGATCACACAAGCCATTGGCCCATTCTGGGATGCCAATGAAGTTTGGTTGATTGCTGCTGGAGGAGTTTTGTTTTTCGCTTTCCCAACTTTATACGCTTCTTCTTTTAGTGGATTCTATTTACCGCTTATTATTATTCTTTGGTTACTCATTTTCCGGGCAATTGGATTGGAATTGAGACATCAAATTCATCATCCCATTTGGGAGGCTATTTGGGACAAAGCCTTTGGCATTGCCAGTTTTCTTTTAGCCTTATTTTTTGGCGTAGCCTTAGGAAATATTGTTCGTGGGGTCAATTTAGGAAACGTTGTCAATGGAGTATCTACGCAAGAAGCGCACTATTTCTTTCTACCACTTTGGGACGCTTCATTTCACCCGGTCTCCGAACAATTAGGAATCATTGATTGGTTTACGCTTTTATTAGGCATTATCGGAGTTGTTTCGTTAACGATTCACGGAGCCAACTGGATTATCTTCAAAACAAACTCTAGTATTAATACAAAATTGAGAGCGGTCATTTTCAAACTGAATATTGGGTTATCCATTCTCATCCTCATCTCCATTTTCTCGTGGCATGTGATTGAGGAAGATCCATTTCATAATTTTAAAGAATCTCCACTTCTAATACTATTTCCTTTGATCTGTTTGATTGGACATTTAGGACTGTATAGAATCCAAAAATTTCAAAAAGATGGTACCGGGTTTATCTTCTCTTCTTTGTTTTTATTAGGCGGATTTATTTCTACAGCGATGTCAATATTTCCAAAGGTTTTACCATCTACCAATGCGATCAATCCATCTTTGACAATTTACAATGTAGCTGCAGATGAATATGGATTATCGGTGGGTGTTTACTGGTTTGCCATCGCCATTGTTTTAGTGGCGATCTATTTCTTTATCCAATACAAAGTATTTCATGGTAAAATGGATGATGTGGATTATGGGCATTAA
- a CDS encoding cytochrome ubiquinol oxidase subunit I, producing the protein MEDMLFYDRMQFAFTITFHYLFPQLTMGLSFIIVYFKWKFLKTENIIYNNASKFWMKIFALNFAMGVVTGIPMEFQFGTNWAKFSELTGGIIGQTLAMEGMFSFFLESSFLGLFLFGEKLLGHKLHFLTGFLVFLGSWASGFLIIATHSWMQYPVGYEILENGKFVLKNFSALFSNPWLWPSYLHNQAASLVTSSFVVAAIGAFYQLTSKHEKYGQIFLKTGVILGFISSVFMAFPSGDLAAKNLVKYQPVTFAAMEGIFETEEGGSEIVLIGQPNIQEKKLDNKIAVPNVLSFLTYQNWDQQILGLDQFDESLYPTNIPGLYYAYHIMVGLGTIFIGLMFIALVLLIRKKLTENKWVLWAIMFAVPFPYIANIAGWYTAELGRQPWLVYNLLRTAEGASPTVSSGNTLFTLLGFIGLYMLLGLLFLLLVGKAIHNGPQPVKN; encoded by the coding sequence ATGGAAGATATGTTATTTTATGATCGCATGCAGTTCGCATTTACGATCACATTCCACTACTTATTTCCCCAATTGACCATGGGGCTATCCTTTATCATAGTATATTTTAAATGGAAATTTCTAAAAACTGAAAACATCATTTACAATAATGCTTCTAAATTTTGGATGAAGATTTTTGCACTAAATTTTGCCATGGGGGTGGTCACCGGAATCCCCATGGAATTTCAGTTTGGTACCAATTGGGCCAAATTTTCTGAACTTACAGGTGGTATTATTGGTCAGACCTTAGCAATGGAAGGCATGTTTTCATTCTTTCTGGAATCTTCTTTTTTAGGTCTCTTTTTATTTGGTGAGAAACTCCTCGGACATAAACTTCATTTCCTTACAGGTTTTCTGGTATTTCTAGGTTCCTGGGCTAGTGGCTTCTTAATTATTGCCACACATTCCTGGATGCAATATCCGGTTGGATATGAGATTTTAGAAAATGGGAAGTTTGTGCTTAAAAACTTCTCTGCGCTGTTTTCAAATCCGTGGTTATGGCCTTCATACCTACACAATCAAGCAGCATCTTTAGTAACATCTTCTTTTGTAGTCGCTGCGATTGGTGCATTTTATCAATTGACCAGCAAACATGAAAAATATGGACAGATTTTCTTAAAAACAGGAGTGATTCTGGGATTTATATCCAGTGTATTTATGGCATTCCCTTCCGGTGATTTAGCTGCTAAAAATCTGGTAAAATATCAACCGGTCACTTTTGCTGCCATGGAAGGTATTTTTGAAACCGAAGAAGGTGGTTCTGAAATTGTGCTCATCGGCCAACCTAATATCCAGGAGAAAAAACTAGACAATAAAATTGCGGTTCCTAATGTCCTCAGCTTTTTAACTTACCAAAATTGGGATCAACAAATTTTGGGTCTTGATCAATTTGATGAAAGCCTCTATCCTACTAATATTCCAGGGCTCTATTACGCCTATCATATCATGGTCGGATTGGGAACCATTTTTATTGGTTTGATGTTTATCGCTCTGGTTTTATTAATTCGTAAAAAACTTACCGAAAACAAATGGGTCCTATGGGCGATTATGTTTGCGGTTCCGTTTCCTTATATCGCCAATATTGCGGGCTGGTATACGGCTGAACTGGGACGTCAGCCCTGGTTAGTTTACAATTTATTGCGAACTGCTGAAGGCGCGTCTCCTACCGTTTCCTCTGGAAACACATTATTTACGCTTCTGGGTTTTATCGGATTATATATGCTCCTCGGTCTACTCTTCTTATTACTTGTCGGCAAGGCGATTCACAATGGACCTCAACCTGTAAAAAACTGA
- a CDS encoding type II toxin-antitoxin system RelE/ParE family toxin yields MDKSPLLMSTMAIQDLEKIWTFWKRKSSLEEADHHYQNLIHLIKRVQLDFTLGHSIESIREAYRLITYQEFTIYYLVNENGVIEVIRILPKKLNSNLRID; encoded by the coding sequence ATGGATAAATCTCCTCTTTTAATGAGTACGATGGCGATCCAGGATCTTGAAAAGATTTGGACTTTCTGGAAGCGGAAATCTTCATTGGAAGAGGCTGATCATCATTACCAGAATCTGATTCATCTGATTAAAAGAGTTCAGCTTGATTTTACTCTGGGACACTCCATTGAATCCATTCGTGAAGCATATCGTTTGATCACCTATCAGGAATTCACTATTTATTATCTGGTGAATGAAAATGGTGTCATTGAAGTGATTCGAATATTACCAAAAAAACTAAACTCGAATCTAAGAATAGATTGA
- a CDS encoding helix-turn-helix domain-containing protein — protein sequence MRLPILNIKQFQNSSEDHFYANIFSKHLVENHHSITTPHKHDFYLSVLFTHGSGTHEIDFNSYLIEKGALFFLKPGQTHNWYLSEDIEGYIFFHSKSYYDLHYSSKSVVDFPFFYSSQNSPYLLLNIDQSSKIEILFQSILQEFQQDNLMQHQKIKSLIDILYIDIARWCVGNRLQDVSQSSSYVLKTHQLENLIEQHYLTDKLASTYAEWMHMTPKHLNRITKTTLGKTTSELIIERVLLEAKRMLVHSENQLTDIADHLGFSDYAYFSRVFKSKTGENPSDFQKRYHQG from the coding sequence TTGAGGCTCCCAATCCTAAATATCAAACAATTCCAAAATTCTTCGGAAGATCATTTTTACGCCAATATCTTTTCTAAACATTTGGTTGAAAATCATCATTCCATTACCACGCCTCATAAACATGATTTTTACTTATCTGTTTTGTTTACGCATGGGAGCGGTACACATGAAATTGATTTTAATTCTTACCTGATTGAAAAGGGCGCTTTATTTTTTTTAAAACCCGGACAAACCCATAACTGGTATCTTTCGGAAGATATTGAAGGTTATATCTTCTTTCATTCTAAATCCTATTACGATCTGCATTACTCCAGTAAAAGTGTAGTAGATTTTCCATTTTTCTATTCTTCTCAAAACTCTCCTTATCTACTACTTAACATAGATCAAAGCTCTAAAATTGAAATCTTGTTTCAATCTATTCTTCAGGAATTTCAGCAGGACAATTTAATGCAGCATCAAAAAATCAAAAGTCTGATCGATATTCTCTATATAGATATTGCACGATGGTGTGTGGGAAACCGTTTACAAGATGTTTCCCAATCCAGTTCATATGTCTTAAAGACACATCAACTGGAGAATTTAATCGAACAGCATTACCTGACCGACAAACTCGCCAGCACTTATGCGGAATGGATGCATATGACTCCAAAGCATCTCAATCGTATCACTAAAACCACCTTGGGAAAAACAACTTCAGAATTGATTATAGAACGGGTATTATTGGAAGCCAAACGCATGCTTGTTCATTCCGAAAACCAATTGACAGATATTGCCGATCATTTAGGGTTTAGCGACTATGCGTATTTCTCAAGGGTATTCAAATCCAAAACCGGAGAAAATCCTTCCGATTTCCAAAAGAGATACCATCAAGGATAG
- a CDS encoding DUF983 domain-containing protein produces MNMIRKISKGKCPICDTGDVFESDGNILLLKSPKMNTTCDHCGHKYETEPGFFFGAMFVSYALIVAELIVVFFLINPFSPSTEMILVAMFVVILVTSFTNFKYSRLIWMYMLTDKKK; encoded by the coding sequence GTGAATATGATACGGAAAATATCAAAAGGTAAATGTCCGATTTGTGATACGGGAGATGTTTTTGAAAGTGATGGGAATATACTGTTGTTGAAATCCCCCAAAATGAATACAACGTGTGACCATTGCGGACATAAATATGAGACGGAGCCTGGTTTTTTCTTTGGTGCAATGTTCGTAAGCTATGCTTTGATCGTTGCGGAACTGATAGTGGTTTTTTTTCTGATTAACCCTTTTTCTCCCTCTACTGAAATGATTCTGGTGGCCATGTTTGTGGTCATTCTGGTCACCAGTTTTACCAATTTCAAATATTCCCGTTTGATTTGGATGTATATGCTGACCGACAAAAAGAAGTAA